DNA from Limnohabitans sp.:
TTTCTGAAAATCCCAAGTCCTCATACAAAGCACGCGCGGACTCCATATCATCCAAAGTGTCGAGCAAGACGCAGCTGTAACGGGCATGTCGCGCAGCGTCCAAGATGGCCTCGCACAGCAAACGCCCCAGACCCAGGCCCCTGAACCGGGGGCGAACAAACAGGCGCTTCATTTCAGCTGCATTGGTGTAGTCGGAAGCATCCAAGGGTCGAAGTGCACAACAGCCCGCCAATTGCCCGTCTACCCATGCCAGCAGCAAAGTACCACGGGGGTGAGCATATTCACCGGGCAGGTTGGAAACCTCATGCTCAAAATTCTGGAAACAACGCAAATCAACTGCAAGGGTGTCTGCATATTCTAGGAAAATGGCGCGTGTCATTGCCCAATCCTTATCGGAGCTGGGGGCGCACAACAACACGGAAGGATTTTCGGCAGAGGCTAGCAAGGCGGTATATACAAAGTCAAATCAACAGTTTAAGGCCCAAGTCAAGGCCTGATTGAAACCAACAGGTAAACACCGCAAGCAGACAGCACAAACAAACACAAGGCCAGCCAGCGGACAGGTCGATCGTCACGCGAAGGTGTGGCCGGTTGAGTGAAGGTTTTGTCACCGTGCACCATCGCTGGCACCAAAGACAATTTTTTCTTGACGCGGTACCAAACCAGTGCGGACAGGTGCAGGGCAATCAACAATGCAACAATCAGTTGACCCCAGTCTTTGTGCCATGTGGTGGCCAAAGTCACCCAAGCTCCAGGCACCAGGAAAGACAGGGGTCCAACGTTGCTGACTTCATCGTCGCTGATCAGCCCGGTGCCCACCTGCAGACCCAAGACAAACAAAAATCCCAGCACGGACCAAGAGCCCATGGGGTTGTGTCCTACCCAATGCTGGCTTGGAACTCGACCTTGCAGATAGGCCAAAACCAGAGAGGGCCGCAAGGACAATTGCAACCAGCGCGACCAATGACCACCCACCAGCCCCCACACCAAGCGGAACAACAAAAGTGCCAGGACGGTAAAGCCCAAACGAAAATGCCAAAGCATGGCGTTGCCACCAAGTTCGGCTGTGATGAACAAGCCCAAAACACAGATGGCCAAAGCCCCATGAAAAAGGCGGGTGGGTAAATCCCAAACACGAACAGTGAACATAAACACTTTCAAAGCTGCATAAAACCATGAATTTCTGCGATACTGGCGCGGCATAAACTGTATGCTGCTTTTTCAAACTGATTGGAGTCAAACATGAAACAAACATGGAGCCTCATCGCCACGTTGCTGGCCAGCACCCTCGCCATACCGGCACAGGCCCAATTTGCCAAAGCCGAAGACGCCATCAAATACCGCAAGGCAAGTTTAAATGTGATGGCCGCACATTTCGGCCGATTGGGGGCAATGGCCAATGGAAGGGCACCTTACGACGCCAAGGCCGCGATAGAGAATGCCGAGGTCGTTGCCGTCATGGCCAAGCTGCCCTGGGCGGCCTTTGCTCAAGGCACAGACAAGGGCGACACCCGTGCCAAACCAGAGATCTGGACAGAGGAGATCAAATTCAAAGATGCCGCAGACAAAATGCAAGCCGAGATCGTCAAAGTCAACACCGCAGCCAAAGCAGGCAACATTGACGCACTCAAGGTAGCCATGGGTCCTGCTGCTGCCTCATGCAAGGCCTGTCACGACGCCTTTCTTCGCAAAGACTGAGATCAAACACTGGTGCCAGACCACAGGGTCAGACCACTGCCGAAATGAAGCCCTGGCGCTCAGGTTTCGGCAAGTAATTTGTCGATCAATTGGTGCAACTCCGCAAAATTGGGAGTTCCCACAAAACGTTTGACAATTTTTCCACGCTTGTTGACCAAGAAGGTGGTGGGGGTGAGTTGAACCTCGCCCCAGTCACGCGCAACGCCCCCTGTGTTGTCAATGGCAACTTTGAACGGTAGCTGGCGTGTTTGGACAAAATTGACCACATAACTGGGAGGGTCGTAACGCATGGCGACAGCGACTGTTTCGTAGCCGCGGTCCTTGTATTTGTTATAAGTGGCCACCAAATCCGGCATTTCGGCAACGCAGGAGGTGCAGCTGGTGGCCCAAAAATTGACCAAGGTGACTTTGCCGTGTAACTGGTTCGAACTGAGCGTGCTGCCATCGAGCAACACAAAAGTTGATTCGGGGGCCTGCTCATTGGCGCATCCCCACAGCGCCAAACAAAGCGCCATGGCCCCCCCCCCGG
Protein-coding regions in this window:
- a CDS encoding GNAT family N-acetyltransferase gives rise to the protein MTRAIFLEYADTLAVDLRCFQNFEHEVSNLPGEYAHPRGTLLLAWVDGQLAGCCALRPLDASDYTNAAEMKRLFVRPRFRGLGLGRLLCEAILDAARHARYSCVLLDTLDDMESARALYEDLGFSEIPPYYHNPYAGAHYLKVDID
- a CDS encoding cytochrome b/b6 domain-containing protein — protein: MFTVRVWDLPTRLFHGALAICVLGLFITAELGGNAMLWHFRLGFTVLALLLFRLVWGLVGGHWSRWLQLSLRPSLVLAYLQGRVPSQHWVGHNPMGSWSVLGFLFVLGLQVGTGLISDDEVSNVGPLSFLVPGAWVTLATTWHKDWGQLIVALLIALHLSALVWYRVKKKLSLVPAMVHGDKTFTQPATPSRDDRPVRWLALCLFVLSACGVYLLVSIRP
- a CDS encoding cytochrome c, coding for MKQTWSLIATLLASTLAIPAQAQFAKAEDAIKYRKASLNVMAAHFGRLGAMANGRAPYDAKAAIENAEVVAVMAKLPWAAFAQGTDKGDTRAKPEIWTEEIKFKDAADKMQAEIVKVNTAAKAGNIDALKVAMGPAAASCKACHDAFLRKD
- a CDS encoding TlpA disulfide reductase family protein, giving the protein MALCLALWGCANEQAPESTFVLLDGSTLSSNQLHGKVTLVNFWATSCTSCVAEMPDLVATYNKYKDRGYETVAVAMRYDPPSYVVNFVQTRQLPFKVAIDNTGGVARDWGEVQLTPTTFLVNKRGKIVKRFVGTPNFAELHQLIDKLLAET